TGTCAATCATGTTCGATACAGTTCACTCGATACTCTGAAGAACCTCCGTTTCATAGGCAAACCACTGAAAAGCGAGAAACACCCGGATATTCCCCACTTCTCGGTTTCCTGCTTATAAAACCATCGTTTCTTAAGTTCTTCAATCATTTTACTGACATTGAAGCTGAACGTCTAAATCAACGAAAAAGAATGTTAATTCGAAGTTTCAGCTACCAGTTCCCCGTTCTTATACGATTCAAACATTTTCCAGATGAAGCTGTCGATACTCCTCGCGGCGATCGCCGTGGCAGCAGCTGATCCAGGGCTGCTCAGGGTGCCGAAGGTGTACAACGCGGTGATCACCAGCAACCAGAATCTCTCTCCGTCGAGAGCGTTCCCGGTGATACAGCCGGTGATCCATAGAACGGCGGTCGGCTACGTGCCGCCGATTTATTACACGCAAGTGGCGCCTCAGGTGTCCGGTCCCGAGTTGCTGCAGCTACCCCAAGGCGCGAAGGCGAGCAGCGAAGCTGACGTCCAAGCGGAACCGTCGGCAGCGATAGAAGCTTCGAAGGCTTCCGACGCTAAAGCAGAGCAACCGCCGCAGCCGCccggagaaaagaaagaagcgaGGCCTTCTTCGAGGAACAGACACGAAGAGCAGCCTCTGAGCTTCTACCCTAATTACCAGTCGCTCTACTACGACCCCTATTTCTACACTTACAACGGGATCAACCCGCAATTAGTCCCGGGCACTTATTACGTGGATTATCAACCTTACGGCACCCTCGACCCGATTCCGCCCTCGACGCCGAAACACGGCGACCCCGGACACCTGCTGCCGGGCTATCACGAGGAGAAAAAGCACCCGGCGAAGGCGGAGAGGGTGAAAGTGCCGGACGTGCCGCCGCCACCCCTGCCGACATCTGTGCCGAAGAAACCCTGATGAGGGAGTCGCCTGGGGAATTCTTGTATCGTGTCATTCTTAAGATTCGACTGATTTCAATCTTGATTTCGTGCGAGGACGTTTCGACCACGGGGAAAATGAAGTTCGCGATCGTTTAGATCTATGAGAATAGTGAGTTTGTCTATGTCGAGGATCTTGTCGAGgtataaataaaaggaaattctTTTTGATACACGCCGCTTCGGAGGAGACTTGTTTTGTTCGATAAGACGAAGGCAATGGGAAtgtcttaacgctagaaccaccggaTGAGTGAGAGCGATCGATTTCGAGATTCTCAATATGATAAAGATACTtccgaaatttcaaaataaatcccTGCATTCGTGCAGCAAGAGGAAGCTCTTCGAATCTCGAGAAATCTGCTTGCCAGATTCTGATAACGAATTATATACAGATCTGTCTTACTGCTCGGTGGTTTCAGCGTTAAATGATTTTGTTTGAATTCGTACActtttatttcatgtttataCATGTCGTAGCGGCGCGGACGGTCGCAACGtgaattattattgtaagtACGAAGATCCGTTGCATTTCAGTGGACACGATCGAGTGGACTAGCAACGGCCGTTCTTTTTCCTGGTAGCGAAGTACCGCGCGACGAATGACAACCGTTCGTTCGCCCGTCCTGTTATTTTCAGCTTCGCATGGCCACCTTGcatgaaaaccaccgacacttcgGACTTGCTGTCGGTGGTCAGCTCGATCCGGACGCACTCGACGCAATAGTCCTCCCCTATGGACGCCATTACGTCGGTCTCCGCCTCCGTCCATTTGTTCACGTCGACGGACAGGTTGTTCTGGAAGAACATGCGGCGGCTGTTGTCCGCGCACGAACCCCATTCGTAAACGCGGTCCTTCTTGACCATCTAGCGAACCAAACAAGAGATCAGTAAGGAAACGTTAGTTCTGTGGAGAACAGAGAACGCGACAGAATAAATTCTTGGTCTTCTGGAAAACATGTGAAACCTTGGTAAGCGTACAAATAAAGAGTGCAATAGTGTAAAGTTTTAGTCATCCGAAAAACAAGAAATATAGTATAAATTCTTGGTCATCTGAGAAACAACAGAATGTAATAGAAAACTTTGATTGTTTGGAAAACAAACGTGTATGAAACCTTGGTCACCGTGTAAGTATAAAGTGAAACAGTGTAAAATCTTGGTCATCCAGAAAACCAAAGGAATACAATGCAGAATCAATTCGATCACGGATATTTCCGATAATTCGTTTCACAGTTtcaccctttgcagtcgaaagttcatcgctagatatattcaacagtttccgaCGAGATATCGACGAGGTTCCTTGAAACTAAGCAATGAGAAAATGTACAAGTTAATAAGAATTCTGTTccgtttcaatattccacatatcgacgcattatacaacatattataattttgttattaaattcagtGATGAGTGTTaatcgtctctcgagtgcaaagggttaataataaaaccACAGGGACATTTCACAATTGTCCCCCTCATATTATCACGCGAATAATTTCAAACTCAACGTA
The window above is part of the Nomia melanderi isolate GNS246 chromosome 2, iyNomMela1, whole genome shotgun sequence genome. Proteins encoded here:
- the LOC116429920 gene encoding uncharacterized protein LOC116429920 → MKLSILLAAIAVAAADPGLLRVPKVYNAVITSNQNLSPSRAFPVIQPVIHRTAVGYVPPIYYTQVAPQVSGPELLQLPQGAKASSEADVQAEPSAAIEASKASDAKAEQPPQPPGEKKEARPSSRNRHEEQPLSFYPNYQSLYYDPYFYTYNGINPQLVPGTYYVDYQPYGTLDPIPPSTPKHGDPGHLLPGYHEEKKHPAKAERVKVPDVPPPPLPTSVPKKP